The following proteins come from a genomic window of Populus nigra chromosome 6, ddPopNigr1.1, whole genome shotgun sequence:
- the LOC133697250 gene encoding serine/threonine-protein phosphatase PP2A catalytic subunit-like, protein MPSSHGDLDRQIEQLMECKPLGEAEVKTLCDQARAILVEEWNVQPVKCPVTVCGDIHGQFYDLIELFKIGGNAPDTNYLFMGDYVDRGYYSVETVTLLVALKVRYRDRITILRGNHESRQITQVYGFYDECLRKYGNANVWKYFTDLFDYLPLTALIESQIFCLHGGLSPSLDTLDNIRALDRIQEVPHEGPMCDLLWSDPDDRCGWGISPRGAGYTFGQDIAHLFNHTNGLTLISRAHQLVMEGYNWCQEKNVVTVFSAPNYCYRCGNMAAILEIGENMDQNFLQFDPAPRQIEPDTTRKTPDYFL, encoded by the exons atgccGTCGTCGCACGGGGATCTGGACCGCCAGATCGAGCAGCTGATGGAGTGCAAGCCTTTGGGAGAGGCAGAGGTGAAGACGCTGTGCGATCAGGCGAGGGCGATTCTGGTGGAGGAGTGGAACGTGCAGCCTGTGAAATGTCCGGTCACCGTTTGTGGCGATATTCACGGCCAGTTCTACGATCTCATCGAGCTCTTTAAGATAGGAGGGAATGCACCTGATACCAATTATCTCTTCATGGGAGATTACGTAG ATCGTGGGTACTATTCAGTGGAGACGGTCACGCTCTTAGTGGCCTTGAAAGTTCGTTATAGAGATAGAATTACAATTCTTAGAGGAAACCATGAGAGCAGGCAGATTACTCAAGt GTATGGTTTTTATGATGAGTGCTTGAGAAAATATGGAAATGCTAATGTTTGGAAGTATTTCACTGACCTTTTTGATTATCTACCCCTTACAGCCCTCATTGAGAGCCAG ATCTTCTGTTTGCATGGAGGACTTTCACCATCTCTTGATACATTAGATAACATCCGAGCTTTAGACCGCATACAAGAG GTTCCACATGAAGGGCCAATGTGTGATCTCTTGTGGTCTGATCCAGATGATCGTTGTGGGTGGGGAATATCTCCTCGTGGTGCTGGATATACATTTGGACAGGATATAGCTCATCTGTTCAACCATACTAATGGACTCACTTTAATTTCACGGGCTCATCAGCTTGTCATGGAAGGGTACAATTGGTGTCAG GAAAAGAATGTGGTTACTGTATTTAGTGCTCCAAACTATTGCTACCGTTGTGGTAATATGGCTGCAATTCTAGAGATTGGAGAGAATATGGACCAGAATTTCCTTCAATTTGATCCAGCACCCCGGCAAATTGAACCTGACACCACTCGCAAGACCcctgattatttttt GTGA
- the LOC133697251 gene encoding uncharacterized protein LOC133697251 isoform X1: MGSWDSAPAAILAVWALLSSIHALDIDHTTENGGLGRRVLLSFKETPHGTNLTFDCSPSGPCVPCAYSEKSDEKYRCSETGHRIPFKCVEINHDTENEKGKQHSPNGRSAVEISDANPHVMLQETTASNEGRTLLDDSSTAKGGSQAYITYRSCISVNTEKLSVLGFEGIILCLLLASGSVVYFRRKQTATVVAGAGAGRIQMNRF, translated from the exons ATGGGAAGTTGGGATTCAGCACCAGCGGCGATCCTTGCAGTATGGGCGCTGCTTTCTTCCATTCACGCGTTGGACATAGATCACACGACTGA AAACGGAGGCTTAGGGCGTAGAGTATTACTTAGTTTCAAAGAAACACCTCACGGCACTAACCTTACCTTCGATTGCTCTCCTTCGGGTCCCTGTGTTCCCTGCGCCTACTCtgagaag AGTGATGAAAAATATCGATGCAGCGAGACTGGCCATCGAATCCCTTTCAAATGTGTTGAAATTAATCATGATACAGAGAATGAAAAGGGGAAGCAGCATTCTCCAAATGGTCGATCTGCTGTTGAAATCTCTGATGCGAATCCTCATGTAATGTTGCAAGAGACCACTGCCTCAAATGAGGGTAGAACTTTACTGGATGATTCTTCTACAGCCAAGGGTGGATCACAGGCTTATATCACTTACAGAAGCTGTATATCAGTTAATACAGAGAAATTGTCAGTACTTGGTTTTGAG GGGATTATTTTGTGTTTGCTACTCGCAAGTGGTTCAGTTGTGTACTTCCGAAGAAAGCAGACTGCTACTGTGGTGGCCGGAGCTGGAGCAGGGAGGATCCAGATGAATAGATTTTAA
- the LOC133697251 gene encoding uncharacterized protein LOC133697251 isoform X2: MGSWDSAPAAILAVWALLSSIHALDIDHTTENGGLGRRVLLSFKETPHGTNLTFDCSPSGPCVPCAYSEKSDEKYRCSETGHRIPFKCVEINHDTENEKGKQHSPNGRSAVEISDANPHVMLQETTASNEGRTLLDDSSTAKGGSQAYITYRSCISVNTEKLSVLGFEYSGACSQEMCYSAL, encoded by the exons ATGGGAAGTTGGGATTCAGCACCAGCGGCGATCCTTGCAGTATGGGCGCTGCTTTCTTCCATTCACGCGTTGGACATAGATCACACGACTGA AAACGGAGGCTTAGGGCGTAGAGTATTACTTAGTTTCAAAGAAACACCTCACGGCACTAACCTTACCTTCGATTGCTCTCCTTCGGGTCCCTGTGTTCCCTGCGCCTACTCtgagaag AGTGATGAAAAATATCGATGCAGCGAGACTGGCCATCGAATCCCTTTCAAATGTGTTGAAATTAATCATGATACAGAGAATGAAAAGGGGAAGCAGCATTCTCCAAATGGTCGATCTGCTGTTGAAATCTCTGATGCGAATCCTCATGTAATGTTGCAAGAGACCACTGCCTCAAATGAGGGTAGAACTTTACTGGATGATTCTTCTACAGCCAAGGGTGGATCACAGGCTTATATCACTTACAGAAGCTGTATATCAGTTAATACAGAGAAATTGTCAGTACTTGGTTTTGAG taTAGTGGTGCATGTTCTCAAGAGATGTGCTACTCAGCACTGTAG